AGTCTGCCCCTAGCATCTTTTCTGTAAGAACTTCTCCGCCAATCCAACTTCCTTTATAGTACCAATATTTTTTGATATATTCTTGTTTCGTCATCTTCCCTTGAAGAACTAATTCAAAATCAATCGCCGCTTTCTGTGTCCTAGTCGGCTCTATCGTCGCAATCAACCCATGAATATGCTCTTTATCTATCCCAACTTTTTCTAACTCTTCGGAGATTTGCTTATCGATTTCTTCAGCGAAAGGATCTAGAGATTCAACAAAGTAAGACTCCATCCAAAACTCTGCAGCAAGGGTATCTACTTCTTTCCACATCTCTTTCCAGTCTTTTATTGGCTTATTTGTAATATTAAATAAATAATTCTCTTTTTTCTGCCATTTCTCTTTCCAAGATATGAATCTTTTTGTTACAAATTCTTTTGAAACGCTTACCCAATATTTCATAAGTCCTTCGCTTGCACGCTTTTCAATAAACCATCTAGAAACCCCATTATTGTTTATGACGACGAGTAATGCTTTTGTAACGAGGATTACTCCTATGGAGCAGGAATAATAAAACAATGGTGCTGATTCAGCCGATCCTGTTAGGAAAAAGTCTTCTTTTTTAAATTTCCATCTATCCATATTTATTTCGTTATATTAATCTTTTATTATCCTTACGATTCCCTTATCTGCATCCACTTCCACCAAATCCCCGTCTTTTAGCACCTTTGTGGCAATCTTTGTGCCTATTATACAAGGAATACCTAGCTCTCTTGAAACAATCGCGGCGTGGCAACTAATACCTCCCTCATCCGTGATTATAGCGCCAGCAATTTTCATTGCAGGAACATAGTTTGGCATAGTCATACTCGTCACAAGTATTTCCCCAGCTTCTAATTTACCTATCTCATTTGCAGAATGTAATACTTTCACAATACCTTTAACAAGTCCTTTGCATGCAATATTTCCCTTAAATGTATCGACTCTTTCTGTCTTTTTTTCAATTATCTCTTTTATTTTTTCACCGATTGCTATATCTAATTCGTATATTGTGTCTTTAGTATATATGACAGCATACCCGCCACTTCTTTCAAGGATCTTGTTTAGATTGATCTTTTCTCCAAGCAAGAAATCTGTGATTTCCCAGAAATTGAATAGGCAGATTTTCTTATGATTATCTAGTCCAGCCCTTTTTCCTATTTCATAAAATAGATTTTGAACTTTATAGCACACCTCTTCTAGTTTCTCTACTCTTAGTAAACGAATGTGCGCCAAATCAGATGCCTGATGTGCATAAGTAATAACAACTTTATTTAATCCAGCCTCTTTTATTATTTGTTTTTTTGCTTTAATAAGTCTTTTCTTTGCTTCTTCAATCTCATTTAGTTTTTTCTGTGGATTTTCTCCGAGTACCTTTTTTAGGTTATTAATAAAATCAGCAAAGCTCTCATAATTAAATCTAAGTTCGGCGTCTGGAATCCAGGCATATTTTTCATAAACATTTTTGATTATCTTTATCTGATTGTCTTTAACACCGCTTAAATTTTCATTTAGTGATTGTACATCTACAAAAGTCGATATTTTTATTGCAAGTTTTATCAAAGATTCCTCTTTTTCTTGAATAGTTGAAATAGTTTCTGAAGAAGTTAAAAGACGTAAGCTTTCCTGTAGCTCTTCATAATTATTGATTGGATTATATACTTTTGATAGTTCCTCAGTAATTATTCTTATTAGTCCATCTTCTGCTAAAAGCGGTGGCCATAGGTAGACCAATACATTAAATGAGAAATTAAGATATTTTTCATAATATTTAAGTAATTTCTTGTCACACATAACAGAAAAATCTATTTTACTTGTTTTATCTGCCCATGTATCAAATAATTTACATTCTTTATATAACCCTGAAAATAGTTTATCTAAATACCGATAATCTTCTCTGCACTTCTTTTCAAATAGTACTTTGATTTTATCGGCGTTTTCTTCCTGGGAGTATACGTCGTAGTTTAGAGTCATTATCTTATCCATTTTATTTTTCAGACCAAAATCTTCCCTATCTGAAACACATCCAACACGGATGAGAGAGTCAAAAAGAGGAGAGTTTAACCTCTTTAAAACTTTGAACCACTTTTCAGAAGCCAGAGTACCAATTTCTTGTCCAGAGATCGTATTAGTTAAGGTTTTATAATCACCTTCTGATATTTTTATCTTTCTCGTATTTTTCATTTTTTCTTATTTAATAATCTTACCACCCCCTTATCTGCATCCACTTCCACTAAATCTCCATCTTTAAGCACCTGCATAGAGTGTAAACAACCGACAATACAAGGGATTTTTAATTCTCTGCTTATTATAGCCGCGTGAGATGTTATACCGCCTTCGTCAGCAATGATGGCAGCCGCTTTTCTCGCTATTGCCATCATATTTGGCTGGGTCATACTTGTCACGAGAATTTCACCTTCTTTAAAGTCCTTTATACTTTTTTGTAGCATATCCAAATCTCCAGCTATAACCTTCCTGACTTTTCCCGTCGCCTTTCCCAACATAGCAATTTGACCCTTTATTGTATTATCAATATTGATAATTTTCTTAATTTTTTCTTTAAAAAGATTATTTGCTTCATCTGCTCCAACAACTCTAAGTTTATTATCACTTATTATAATTGCATAGGATTCTTTTCTGTCTACGATTATTGATTTTATATTTCCACGATGTGTTCCATTTAACAATTCAATTGTCTCTGGTGGGGTAACAAAATCTAGCATATCAGATAGAGAGATATTAATTCTCTTTGATACCTCATTTAATAAATGCCTAGATAAATAATACGATCCTGCCCAATATGATTTTATATTCATCCTCTCGATTGATTGGTATTGTAAAAAGTCGGATAAATATTTTACTTCGTCACTTTCTGATCCAATTTTTCTGTAAATATTCTCCTGTCCTCTTCTGAGCTTCTCCTTATCTTCTTTTAATTTAGAATATTCTAGTCTATACGTATTTTTTTCAGATTTTTTTCTATTCTCAAGAAACTTGAGAGTCCTTTTATCGTCGTATTGGCCGAAGACAAGCCAAGGATACTTTGATAGATGTTTTAGTAAAATCGAGTCATCGTGTTTTTTTGATAAAATACTTAGCCAATCTAAATATTCTCTTTGTATATCATCAAGAGAAAGCGGAGTTGATAATATACCAAAAACTCTCGGCCAATCATTATTAAAATATTTTCTAATAATCTCTTCTAATCTCTGCTCGGCTTTATAAGTAAATTCTGTCCTAGTGCTTCCAAAATATGCTATCGAATCTTTAGCGTGATCAATAAAAGAATTATAATCTTTAATTATTTGCCCATTTGTATATCTCGAAAAATCTACCGATTCGATTTTTCTCACCCAATTCCACCATTTCTTTGCTGCTACCCTATACTTAGATTTGTATTTATTGAAATATTTCTCGTCTAGGTATTTTTCTCCAATTTCTTTGAATTTATCTAGCTGTTTTTTAGGCATATAAGTTGTGATCACCGATCCATCAAAATAACAGAATATTTCACCCTCTCCATATATATCCCCGTGAGTTATCAAGGCCTCTGAAGTAGTCCATGATGCTGGCATTATAGGAGTCGTACTCCACATAAAGACCCATTCATCGTTATTTTTTTCTGATATTCCAACCTCTTTTTTAAGTATCTTTATTACTCCCTTATCCGCATCGACTTCCACCAGATCTCCATCTTTGAAAACTTGCGTGGCGATTTTGGTACCGACAATACATGGGATTTTTAATTCCCTGGAAATAATTGCCGCGTGGCAAGTTAAACCCCCTTCATCTGTAACAATAGCTGCGGCATTTTTTAAATAAGGGACAATTTGAGGGTTGGTCATACCAGAAACTAATATTGTACCGGGAGGAATATCGGCTCCATTCATAAGACTAAGATGTATTTTGACTGGACCTATCGCTTTTCCATGAAAAGCGATATTTCCTTTTACTTCAGCAACGTTTTGGGGTTCCAAGATTTTTTTCCAGGACAAATATTCGTTACCAGTTAAAAGATCGTTGCTTACCTTTCTGTATGGTAACAATGCCAAACCATTCATCCTCTCATTAAGCTCGTCCTTGTTTGGCACTCTTTGTCCATACAAGATCTCTTCTATTTCACAACTTCTAAGCGAGAAAGCTTGATTTAACGTAATGTGATGTTTATCAGCTAATCCCTGCATAAAATCAGTGAGGATCTCAAATAACGGACCAAGAGAGTTGTGTATTTTGAATTTCAATTCACCGAGTTTTATTAATCTGTTCAAAATAGATTTTTGTTGTTTATTGAATTTTAATTTCGTAGCATAAGTTGAATCGTGTAATGCTTTTATTAAATTACTTTCTGTTTTAGCTGCTTTTATTATAATGTTTTCCAACGCTACCAGAACAGGTTGTTCACAGTATAAATATAGATTGCCTATTTTATCAAATAAATTTTCTATTATTTTCCATCGAGATATTTTATCTTTATCTGAAACTTTATCTAATTTGGTCTGAAGAGACTCTGGCTTTAACTCTTCGGCCAATTTTTTTAACTCTTTTATTTTTTGATTAGCAAATTTGTCATTTAAGAGTTTTTCTCCAAGATCAAATGCTTGTCTTTGGCCTTCTTTACTCAGATATCCAGCGATATGATCGTCTTTCTGTAAGACAACATAATCAATTTGGCCATAATTTTTTGGACGAAAAGCTATATCTGTGAAAATAAAAGGAAAATCTGTTTGACGAAAATGAAGTATATAAGAGTCTCTTTCTTCACTGTTTTTATCTTTCAAAATCTTAATCACGCCTTTGTCTGCATCCACCTCGATTTCATCACCATCTTTGATAATTTGAGTGGCAATTTTTGTATCTATAATACATGGCTTATGAATTTCTCTCGAGACTATGGCGGCATGACATAATAATCCACCTATATCTGTGATTATGGCAGAAGCCTGTTGCATCAAGATAACAAAATCTGGCGTTGTCATTGTGGACACTAGAATATCTCCAGCTTTCATTTTATGAAATTCATCTCTATTTATAACAACTCTAGCAATTCCTCGGACTTTTCCAGGATATGCTACTACGCCTTTTGTTTCCTTCGCGTCTTTATCGGCATGAGGCAACATCTTGTCTTTTAAGTATTCAATATCTTCTTTATCCTCAATAACAATAGAATTTTCTTCCTTGTTGGCAAATAGAAACCAGTTTAAATCTCTCCTCCTTATTCCTCGTTTTTTTAGTTCATCTTTTTCAATTTCTCCTTTTAGTCCGGAAAGTATTTCAGTTGGAGAAAGCATTGTAAATTGACGATATTCTAGATTCAACTCTTTCGCTACAGCATGAAATAGCGGATATGCTTTGGCTGAAAGCATTGAAAAATATTCCGTAGAAACTTGTTTTACATAACCACAAGCGTGCATACACTCTGCACAAAATTCTAGTTTTTTAGAAACTTTCGGTAAAACCTTTTTTGTATGTACCCCAGCATCTTTCGAATGAATTATTTGCTCATAAAGTCTGTCAACGGTTAATAATTCACCCACGAAGTTCAAGACTTCAATCCACTCATATTTTTCTGCATGTTCCTCAAGCTTCTTTAATAGTGTTTTATTTTTCTTAACTTCTTTAAGGGTTTTGTTTCCGATTAACTTTTTAAGTTTCAAAACTTCTTGTTGTTGGATTGTCAGTGGCGAAATAACCTGAGGTATTAAATCAGGTACAAGATCGGCTGGAAACTTTTCTTTGACGACTATATCCGCTAAAACTTCTTCAGATGCTTCAACAAGAAAAGTCGCACCCAGAAGCCATATAAAATTTAGCTTTCTAATTTCACCGAAAAGTTCCAATATATTATTAAAGGAGGCACTCTTATCTTTTAGTGTACCCGCATATTCTATCGCACCTTTGCATACTGAATCGCAAACTTTTTTTGCATTATCAAAAAAAACTTTATCCCCATTAATAATTTTATTTTTAATCTGACCTTGTACAAATGTGGCTAAAGATTTTTTAACAATAAAATTACCCCCCGCAAGCGAGCTCGTCCCTGTTTCCGGTATATTTAGCCCTAGTCTATCTGCTATCTCTTTATTATAACAATCTTCCCAAAAACAAGATGATAAAATATCATTTTTCCATAGACCATAAAATTTCTGATCATCTACATTAAAACTAGCTAATTCAGGAGAGTTTAGTTTTTTTTTACTTCTTCAGCTTTTGCCTCTGCTCTTATTGAATCTTTATTTGTCAGCGTAGTGATGGGCCTGCTTTGTACTATATAAAATTTTCCTTTTTCAAAAGCCCATTCTATATCGCAAGGGAAACCATAATGATTCTCGATTTTCATTATTAAATCTGCGAATTCAAAGATTTGTTTTTCAGTGAGTACTTGAGATGATGCTTTTGGTTCAGAAATATCGATCCACTCATTGCCACCAGTTGAAACTCTATATAAACCTCTTGCTTGTGTTGAAATATTTGTATCGATAATTCTTCTCGGATCCTTCTCGACAACATATGAATCTGGTGTTATCTGTCCAGACACTATGGCTTCCCCAAGACCAAATCCAGCTTCTATAATCATCTGATTTCTGTCTTCGGTAACAGGATGTACAGAGAAAGCTATACCGGAAACTTCAGAATTTACCATTTTTTGTATGACGACAGCGACTGAAATCTTTGTCTCGTGTAAATCTTTTTCAAATCTATAAAAAATAGCTCTCGGAGTGAAAAGTGATGCCCAGCAATGCTGAACTTTTTCTAAAACATTTTTCTCTTTAGTATTTAAATATGAATCAAGTTGTCCTGCCCAAGCGTTTTCTGCGCCGTCTTCTGCGGTGGCGGACGAACGGACGGCTACGAATTCGGTATCTAACTTTTTAAACTGCGACATTATCTCTTTCGCAATATTTTCTGGCATATCGGCGTTTTTGATAAGACTTTGAATTTTCTCTGAAGCGACTTCAACACTATTTATATCTTTGTGATTTACTGTATGTAAAACAGTATCTATTTCTTCAGAAAGATTTGCACCTTTTACGAATTCATCGAAAGTAGTTGAGAGGACGACAAAACCCGGCGGCACTGGTATTCCTGCCTGTGTCATTTCTCCAAGTGAGGCGCCTTTTCCACCGGCAATATCGGCATTGCTTTTATTCAATTCTCTGAAATGCAACGTTAATTTCATACTGGAAACTATAACAAATTATATATCACTTGGGAAGCTTATTTTTAGTGATAAAAGTGAATAAAACATAGCTCAATTTTGCCTATTGACTTTTATATCTAAGTATGCTATCCTTTCAGGCAGGATACAGGATTGGTACCTGTATGTGTAGAAAACGAAAACAACAGAAGGAGGCGTCAAAATGACGCACAGCAAACGTAAACTGGTGGCGGTGTTTCAGAGACATGGTGCCACAAACAAAGCGCAAGCGGGTCAGCATGATCTTACCCGCACGCTAAGCGAGGAAGGACGGAAGCAGGCGGCGTTGATTGGGTCAAAGATCGGTTACAAAATTGACCTTATCATCTCGTCTGCTGCTGGGCGCGCGGTGGAAACAGCATGTATCACGGCACGGGCGGCGGGTCAGCTCCCGGATGGGGTTCAGCACTTCGCCGAAGATGTGCTTTATCCGCACGAGCATACCTATCCGATTTTGGACGCAGCGTTCAAGAAAATCGGGTATGCGCCGCTCGCGAGCTATCTCCTCGACCCAAATGTGGTAAAGGAGACCGCAGCTTACGCGATACGTGCAATGGGCAGGATATGGGAAATCATCAACGAGGCCGACTCCGGTCTCGAAGATGAAAAGCAGCCGTTTGTTGTGTTAATAACCTCACACGCCGTCTGCGCCAATATCCTGGCACGGAATATGCAACTCGGTACCGACGCGACGCTTGAGGACCTCGTCCTTGTCGGCAGTACGTCAATGGATGCCGGGTCAGCGATCGTGATTGAGCTCGAGGATGACAAGTCCTCGGCCAAATATATTACGCCGTGATCTGAATATACGGCAAAAAAGACCTCGTTTTGACGAGGCATGGCGGGGGGAACACAATGTTGTGAACCCCGCCTTTTTATTACCCAAATATTCATATTTATAGGCATATTCTTATATAATCTCTATTATGTGCTTGACAAGTACTATAAAAGGTGTATAATGGGATGGGTAGATGTTAATTTGAAATAAAACGGTAAAAACCGTGGAAAGAGGTGAAAAGTGAGTGCAAATACAAAGCGGATTCTATGTGTGTGCTACGGCAACAGCGACAGGAGTCCGGCGATGGCGGCGGTACTCAACATGTATCTCAAGAACGCCGGGTACAAGACTTATTGTGAAAGTGCCGGCGTCGGGGAAAATGCTGCGAAAGGCGGTTCGGCTGCAAAGTTTGCGATTGACGCCTGTAGTCAGATTGGTCTCAATATCTCGGGTCACGACAAGCGTCGGACGACGACGCTCGATCTTAACAGCTACGATCTTGTCGTCTGTGCAGACTGTTTGGTCGCCGAGATGCTCATCAAGCAAGGTTGCGACATCGGCAAGATATACAATGCCGAGATTCCCAATCCATGGCCGGTGAAGTTCAAAGCACAGTACACCGAGACATTCCAGCGAATCCTCGCCGCAATGTATCTCGTCGTGGACCGATACTTCGTCAACATGAATGAAGTGGACGGTCCGCAAGGTGGTTAAGCTAAAGAGCTGAAACCGCCGGAGCCCAACTGTAAAAAGTTGGGCTCTATTTTTTTTATATTATTCTTATAATTCCCTTTTCGGCGTCTAGCTCTACTTTGTCGCCATCTTTCAATACTTTAGTTGCTATTTTTGTACCGATAATGCAAGGAATATTTAATTCACGAGAGATTATAGCGGCATGGCAAGTGATTCCGCCTTCATCTGTGATTATTCCCCCAGCACGTTTAATAAGAGGTGCAAAATCAGGAGTCGTCATACCTGTGACAATAATATCTCCATTATCAAAATTATTCACATGAGAACTTTTTAGTACACGTACCTTCCCTACCACTTTTCCTTTATTCGCAACTTGTCCATGAATTTCCTTTATATCTTTATGATCGGTTTTCCACGGCACATTTAACTTTATTAGAAGTTTTCTAGCATTGGAACCTTCATGATATGTACTTCCTTTATCAGAATTTGTTTCTATCACAATATCCATTCTGTTTTTTATATTTATGCTTATATCCTTTCCAGATATTGCGAGCCTTGCCAGTCTCGGGTCAAGATACCTTGCTTCATCTAAAGTCAGATTTAATTTTGAAGCGGCCCATTTAAGGATTATATCATTGAAATAATAACAGATTTGGGCACTAAGCATCTTTCTGTCGTCCTGCATCAAAGACAGGTTTCTCATTATCTTGAATAAATAGTTTGTCTCTTCAGAGAATTTATATTTCTCCTGATACTCTTCTTGTAGCAAAACAATATCAATGTTTTGTGAAGTTTTATTATATTCTTTTGATACCAAAGTTTCTTCAACTCTTTTTGATACAGTTTCTTCTGTCCAGACTATAGGTCCCACATATTCATATGGAAACCAGAAGTATTTATCAGAGAATATCTTTATGGCTTCTTTAGTATTGATATTTTCTAATCCATTGGACTTGGCTATTTTTAGCAGATTTTTAAATTCCTCTTCTTCTATCTGGCTATATGATTTTTCTTGATGACTGACCATTATAGGTAATATTTTATGTGCCTCATCTATGCCGTATTCTTTAAGATGATTTAGTAATTGTCTTTCGGCCTCGGCTCCACCAAAAAGCCACAGAATCATATTTTTACGCATCAATTCTTGATAAGTGATTATGAATTTATCAAAGAAATCTGGGAAGCTTTCAATATCTCTGTTTACACAAGTATCGGCGAATTCTTTACATAAATCCACCGCTTTTTGCCCGGCTTCTATGCCCTCTTTTCTTATCTTCTCAAGATTATCTTTATTTTCCCAAAGTATTTTAAAAGCCCCTTCATTTCTGTCTTTTGAGAATTCTTTTTCAACTACTGCTGTGAAGTGACCGTTTTCCCATATCTCTAGAGATATCCCTCTTTTAATTTTTAAATATTCGCCAAGAGGCCAAGAAAAATATGCTGACAAAGGAAAAAGAGCTGGTATATACCTAGTACGCACCATTATCCAGTCTTCTGGTTTATATTTCTTTTCAGGCATATCTTTTGAGTCTCCTATCCTTGAGCTATTTGTTCCACAACAGAGAGATCAATTTCTTCATCAATACTAAAATCATTTAGAGGTGTATCGCTCTTTTTGCTATATTTCAAGTGTAATGTAGGTTTTTCTGATCCAGCTTTTGTAATAACATCCAATTCAAATCCTTCCGTTACATCAAAACCGGTATTTTTTAATGCTTTTATAAGTTTATTTCTCTCCTCGATGCCTTTTGTCATTTCTACAACTTTCATCAAGAAACTTTCTGCAATACCTTGATGGGTAGCAAAGAATCTTTTCATTTCTGGTTCATATTTATCACTTTTTTCTTCGACGAGCTTATTCCATCTTGGAGCAATATTAAAATATTTTAAGACAATTTCCGCTACGCCTTTTGCTTGACGAGAATATGTTAGCTGTCCTTCAAAACCTTGTTCTTTTGCCAGTGTGTCGCTTTGATCTGCCAAAAATTCCATGAATTTTCCTTTAGTGAAAGCGTCTATCGCTTGTTTTTCATACTCTGTCTTTCCAATAGAAAAGTCGAGACGTGAATCTACATTGAATTTTGAGCCGTAAGCCAAATCTTTATCAATCTTAGTTTTTAGTTCTTCCAATGTCTCGTTACCGGTTATTTCGTCTTCTCCTCCAGCCATCACAAAACCTGCTGTTTCCCAGGTGCGTTCTTTTGTAGAGACGAAAGCCACAGATTGATCTATATCACTTCCCTTTTCAGCCTTGTTTTTAGCTTGCATACGGCCTCCTGGAGTAAGTCGGATTTGTTCATCTGTCTTTGTTTTATCTTTCTCTTTTTCGCCATGGCGGAAGAAGTTTAGAATTATTTCTGATTGATATTCTCTTATTGCCTCCGGACTTTTGATTTGTGATTCCATATTTTATTTATTATTTAATTTTTTACTATTAATCCAAGCTGCTAACCACTTAACATGAAAAGAAAAATCTTTTTCATTTCTACTATTGTCTTCGTATGGCCTTTTGCACACCACTCTCGGCGCTGCCATTATCCTTCCTCCAGAGAGCAGGATCGCTCTAAAGAGTTGATTTCCTACCATACCATTTACTGGAACAATGACATTTGCACCGTCTTCTACGGCTAAGTCCAAATCAATAGACCAATTCTTTGCATCGTAACCGAGTTTCTTGAGTTCGGAGACAATCCACTCAGTATCTTCATATGTTTTATTTAAAATTCCTACAACACCATCTTTAATGTCTTTTTTCCTTTTATATGTCTCATGGCGTACGCCGGTGAAGACAGCTATTTTCGGTTCAACTCCCCACTTCTTTGTAAATTCTGCTATACCTTTTGCTATTTCAAATCTCTCTTCTTTATTCCAACCCTCTGGATTACTACAAAGGCCACAAAAGAGTTGATCTCCTTTTGGTGTTTCCATTAGGCCAGGATTAAGATCGAAGTGCTCACCCGTTATCTTTTTATAAGCATCGGCTGTTTTAAAATCATCAATTGTTCCTCTGATTATTCCCTCAACTTCATCGCTAGCCAGCATAGAGGCGATTTTTTGTTCAGGATTTTCATCAATAACTAATTTAAAGCCCTTTACGTCTTTTATTGCGCCTGGGCCTACCAAAGTAATGTCTGCATACTCACTCATCTTGCTTAGGCAATCCAATATCTCTTTATCTGGAGTTGCCAAGCCAAAAGCAATATTTACCCTGCCCTTCGCTGCAAGTTCTTCTACTTTTTTTGTGAAAGCCCCAAGTTTCTTCGTCGTCATATTATTGCTTTGTTTGTCCTTTTAATAATTGGTCAATATCAAGACAGGTTTTTTCTATGAGAGAATGCATAATAGCCATCTTTTGTTCATTATAAGAAAAATCTTTCCAATCACCGCTTTTTGGTCTATCCATATAAGCCCTTTCATTGCATTCAATCTGAAGCGCATTTACGCCCATATTTCTACCTGCTCCACCCCAGAATTTGACATTGTGAACACCTTTCATATAATAATTTCTGATAAATAATTCACCCTTAATATCCTCTGAAATTAATTTCTTTTCATCTTCCGGTAAAGATTCATAGTTTGTTTTCAGGGCTTTTTCAAACGCTTCTATAATATCGTCATCGCAACCTTCTCCATCTCTCGTGCCCAAAATAAACATTGGCATCATCTCTGGATCAGGAATACCATAGTGATCATACCAAGTCTTTGTATCAGCTGTAACAGGAAAAGAATGTCCATCTACAAGAAGAATCCTCTCCTCTTTTCTATTCTGCCTTTTATCTGCCATAGCTCCGACAGCACCCATAACAGTATTGTAATAAGGCAGATAATATCTCTCCGCCCAATTCTCTGCTTCTTCTGCGGTCGGTTGCATATCTTCTTTGTACATAGGGCCGAATTTTGCACCCTTTGTCCAAAGTATTGTGCCCGGAGCTTTCCCCTTCTCATACTTTTTATCCAAATCAAATTCTGGTGCTCTGTTTGGGTCGACGACAAACCTAGATATACCAAACTTTACCCAAGGTATTGTCTTGCTTTTAAATATTTCGGGTGTTCCAAGATCTGTAAGCGCAAGAGTTTCTGTGCCTTCTTCTGTCAGCCTATCTTTTAAGCTTTCTGGAGCATACTCTCCGGCGTGTGGTAATCCAATAATAACATTTGGACAGCCGTCTCTTGCTATCGGGCTAGTATCACTTTCTACCGCTTCATTACCAGTTATCTCTTCTTGCCTCATTTCTGGACGAGACGGTAAACCCAAAGCTTCAAGTGTATTGTAAACTTTTTCGAGTTTTTCTCTTCTTTCTGTTCGAGAGTCCGTATCTGCGAAAGGAAATTTTGGAGGATGTTCGGTCATATTTTTAAATTATTTAATAATGTCAATTATATCACTATTTTTATCCATCTCAATAGACACTAGCTCAGAATTCTCACCGTCCCGTGATTTGCTCTTACTTCTATGAGATCTCCATCTTTGATCATTTGTGTAGCTCTTTGTGTACCGATAATGCAAGGTTTACCAAGTTCTCGTGAGACAATCGCCGCGTGACAGGTGATACCACCTTCATTTGTGACAATTGCGGAAGCTTTTTTCATAAGCTGGATAAATTCTGGACGAGTCATACCCGTGACCAATATTTCTCCCTCATTAAATTTGTGAAAGTCTTCTTGACCAAGAATGATACGGGCGATACCTTTTACATAACCCTGACAAGCCACTTGTCCAGACAAAATCTTTTCCGGTGCTTGCCCGAGTATTCTCTTTTCCATTTCATCGGATATTGATTGAGCCTCGGCTCCCTCTATTATCTTATAACCGCCACCGACTGTGGAGATCATCATTCCGTGCTCGTATCTTTTCTTTAATTGATTTAAAGATATAAGTCCTTTGAGTACATTTGGCACTTCATCAAATACTATATGTTTAAGATATTCATAAGGAATACTGGCTTTTATCTCAATTGCTTTCAAGACATAGTGCATTGAGTGAA
The genomic region above belongs to Candidatus Paceibacterota bacterium and contains:
- a CDS encoding N-formylglutamate amidohydrolase, with product MTEHPPKFPFADTDSRTERREKLEKVYNTLEALGLPSRPEMRQEEITGNEAVESDTSPIARDGCPNVIIGLPHAGEYAPESLKDRLTEEGTETLALTDLGTPEIFKSKTIPWVKFGISRFVVDPNRAPEFDLDKKYEKGKAPGTILWTKGAKFGPMYKEDMQPTAEEAENWAERYYLPYYNTVMGAVGAMADKRQNRKEERILLVDGHSFPVTADTKTWYDHYGIPDPEMMPMFILGTRDGEGCDDDIIEAFEKALKTNYESLPEDEKKLISEDIKGELFIRNYYMKGVHNVKFWGGAGRNMGVNALQIECNERAYMDRPKSGDWKDFSYNEQKMAIMHSLIEKTCLDIDQLLKGQTKQ
- a CDS encoding histidine phosphatase family protein, which encodes MESQIKSPEAIREYQSEIILNFFRHGEKEKDKTKTDEQIRLTPGGRMQAKNKAEKGSDIDQSVAFVSTKERTWETAGFVMAGGEDEITGNETLEELKTKIDKDLAYGSKFNVDSRLDFSIGKTEYEKQAIDAFTKGKFMEFLADQSDTLAKEQGFEGQLTYSRQAKGVAEIVLKYFNIAPRWNKLVEEKSDKYEPEMKRFFATHQGIAESFLMKVVEMTKGIEERNKLIKALKNTGFDVTEGFELDVITKAGSEKPTLHLKYSKKSDTPLNDFSIDEEIDLSVVEQIAQG